From a region of the Nitrospirota bacterium genome:
- the tldD gene encoding metalloprotease TldD: MSLTQDVELAQFGFSEPDIHRALGTIKVRDVDYADLYFESRVSESVSMEEGIVKRAAKSVSQGVGVRATAGEKTGFAYSDELSSKDLALAAETARYIANSPQGAQPVPVASRAKPARDLYPADRPVTDIATAERVHLLNLIDAEARRYDPRIVNVMASFNMEYKRVLVATTDGLLIGDVQPLTRLQVTCIAEEKGNRQIGSFGGGGRVGFAYYQEKNRYADYAREAARQAILNLSAVEAPAGVMPVVLAGGWPGILLHEAIGHGLEADFNRRKTSVFSNLLGKRVASDVCTIVDDGTIPFRRGSLNMDDEGTPTSKTVLIEKGILRGYITDRLNARLMGIPLTGNGRRESFQSVPLPRMTNTFMLAGESEPQDILRSVKRGLYAVSFGGGQVDITNGKFVFSASEAYLIEDGQVTKPVKGATLIGSGPDILTKVSMVGHDLKLDEGIGTCGKDGQSVPVGVGLPTIRIDEITVGGTQ; encoded by the coding sequence ATGTCATTGACACAGGACGTGGAACTCGCCCAGTTCGGGTTCAGCGAACCGGATATCCACCGGGCGCTGGGGACCATCAAGGTGCGGGACGTGGACTATGCCGACCTCTATTTCGAGTCCCGGGTCTCCGAGTCGGTATCTATGGAGGAGGGGATCGTCAAGCGAGCCGCCAAGAGCGTCTCGCAAGGGGTGGGTGTGCGCGCCACGGCCGGTGAGAAAACAGGGTTTGCCTATTCCGATGAACTGTCCTCAAAAGACTTGGCCTTGGCCGCCGAGACGGCCCGCTATATTGCGAACTCGCCGCAAGGCGCCCAGCCCGTGCCTGTCGCCAGCCGGGCCAAACCTGCCAGGGACCTTTATCCGGCGGACCGGCCGGTGACCGATATTGCCACGGCGGAACGGGTGCATCTGTTGAATCTGATCGATGCCGAGGCCCGGCGCTACGATCCGCGGATCGTCAACGTCATGGCCTCCTTCAACATGGAATATAAGCGGGTGCTCGTGGCCACGACCGACGGGCTGCTCATCGGAGACGTGCAACCGCTGACCCGCTTGCAGGTGACCTGCATCGCGGAAGAGAAGGGCAACCGGCAAATCGGTTCCTTCGGCGGGGGCGGGCGGGTCGGGTTCGCCTACTACCAGGAGAAGAATCGCTACGCCGACTATGCCAGGGAGGCGGCGCGGCAGGCGATTCTCAATCTGAGCGCCGTCGAGGCGCCGGCCGGCGTGATGCCCGTGGTCCTGGCCGGGGGCTGGCCGGGCATCCTGCTGCATGAAGCGATCGGCCACGGACTGGAGGCGGATTTCAACCGCCGCAAGACCTCCGTCTTTTCCAACCTGCTCGGGAAGCGGGTGGCGTCGGACGTGTGCACGATCGTGGACGACGGCACGATCCCCTTCCGGCGCGGCTCGTTGAATATGGACGACGAGGGTACCCCGACCAGCAAAACGGTGCTCATCGAGAAGGGCATTCTGCGCGGCTACATCACGGACCGGCTCAATGCGCGGCTGATGGGGATTCCGCTCACCGGCAATGGGCGGCGCGAAAGTTTTCAAAGCGTGCCGCTGCCCCGGATGACCAACACGTTCATGCTGGCCGGAGAGTCGGAGCCTCAGGACATTCTCCGGTCCGTGAAGAGGGGTCTCTATGCCGTATCGTTCGGAGGCGGGCAGGTGGATATCACGAACGGCAAGTTTGTCTTCTCCGCCAGCGAGGCCTATCTGATCGAAGACGGGCAGGTGACCAAGCCGGTCAAGGGGGCGACACTCATCGGCAGCGGTCCGGATATTCTCACCAAGGTCTCCATGGTCGGGCATGACCTGAAGCTGGACGAAGGTATCGGGACTTGCGGGAAGGACGGGCAATCGGTGCCGGTGGGGGTCGGGCTGCCGACGATCAGAATCGACGAGATCACGGTCGGCGGGACGCAATAA
- a CDS encoding TldD/PmbA family protein, which produces MSGALQTTQDLTQLASDLLARAKKRGATQADVVVADGDTFSVQVRLSAVDRLTKAREKRLGLRVFIGHRSATASTSDFSTESLERLVADTCALASAVAADDVSGLPDASAMAKELPDLGLYDATTLSTDMQIELARRAEASALAMDTRITNSEGADFNSASGRVVLGNSHGFLGDYRSSTFSVSVSPVATDAGSGGMQRDSWYAVQRKYAKLDSPESVGQEAARRTIRRLGARKVPTTKGPVVFDPEMAGSLLGHLCSAASGYALYKGTSFLIGQLGQKLAPDFVTVYDDGLMPGGLGSRPFDGEGLPTRKTTVMERGRLASYLLDSYSGRKLGLVSTGNASRGVGESPSVGPTNFYLVPGAKSPSDIIGSVKNGLYVTELIGFGVNMVTGDYSRGAAGFWIENGELAYPVEEITIAGNLKRMFADIELIGSDLEFRGRIASPTVKIGEMTIAGN; this is translated from the coding sequence ATGTCCGGAGCACTCCAGACGACGCAGGATTTAACGCAGTTGGCCTCGGATCTCCTGGCGCGCGCCAAGAAGCGGGGCGCAACTCAGGCCGATGTCGTGGTGGCGGACGGCGACACCTTCTCCGTGCAGGTGCGGCTGTCGGCGGTGGATCGGCTGACCAAGGCCAGAGAGAAGCGGTTGGGGCTCCGTGTCTTCATCGGCCACCGCTCGGCTACGGCCTCCACTTCCGATTTCTCGACCGAATCATTGGAGCGGCTGGTGGCCGATACCTGTGCTTTGGCGTCAGCGGTGGCGGCGGACGATGTCTCCGGCCTGCCGGATGCATCGGCCATGGCCAAGGAACTGCCCGACTTGGGCCTCTACGACGCCACGACCTTGTCCACCGACATGCAAATCGAACTGGCGCGGCGTGCGGAAGCCTCGGCGCTGGCCATGGATACCCGCATCACGAACTCCGAGGGGGCGGATTTCAATTCCGCTTCGGGCCGGGTGGTTTTGGGGAACAGTCACGGGTTCCTGGGGGACTATCGGAGTTCGACGTTTTCGGTGTCCGTCTCCCCGGTGGCGACCGACGCAGGCTCCGGCGGGATGCAGCGGGACTCCTGGTATGCCGTCCAGCGCAAGTATGCCAAGCTGGACAGTCCCGAGTCGGTCGGGCAGGAAGCGGCCCGGCGGACCATCCGGCGACTCGGCGCGCGGAAGGTGCCGACCACCAAGGGCCCGGTGGTCTTCGATCCGGAGATGGCGGGAAGTCTCCTGGGCCATCTCTGCAGCGCGGCCTCCGGGTATGCCCTGTATAAAGGGACCTCATTTTTGATCGGGCAATTGGGGCAGAAGCTGGCCCCGGACTTCGTGACGGTGTATGACGACGGCCTGATGCCGGGTGGGTTGGGGTCGCGTCCCTTCGACGGCGAGGGGCTGCCGACCAGGAAAACGACGGTGATGGAGCGTGGCCGCTTGGCCAGCTACCTGCTGGACAGTTATTCCGGCCGGAAGCTTGGCCTGGTCTCCACCGGCAACGCGTCCCGCGGGGTCGGGGAGAGCCCTTCTGTGGGGCCCACCAATTTCTACTTGGTCCCTGGTGCGAAGTCTCCGTCAGACATCATTGGATCGGTGAAGAATGGACTTTATGTCACTGAATTGATTGGTTTTGGTGTGAACATGGTGACGGGTGATTATTCGCGGGGGGCGGCCGGGTTCTGGATCGAAAACGGGGAGCTGGCCTATCCGGTGGAAGAGATCACCATCGCCGGCAATCTCAAACGGATGTTTGCCGATATCGAGTTAATCGGAAGCGACCTGGAGTTCCGTGGCCGGATTGCCAGCCCCACCGTCAAGATCGGCGAAATGACGATTGCGGGCAATTGA
- a CDS encoding YbhB/YbcL family Raf kinase inhibitor-like protein, with the protein MRISSTAFSNQGAIPALYTCEGKDISPPLAWSDLPAGTKSLALIADDPDAPDPAAPKMTWVHWVLYNLPAMHGGLPEGVRALPAGTKEGLNDWKRTGYGGPCPPIGRHRYFHKLYALDIVLPDLNRPTKAKLEGAMKGHVIGEAQLMGTYQKSR; encoded by the coding sequence ATGCGTATCAGCTCGACGGCGTTCAGCAACCAGGGCGCGATTCCGGCCTTGTATACCTGCGAGGGCAAGGACATTTCGCCGCCGCTGGCGTGGTCGGACCTTCCGGCGGGCACCAAGAGTCTGGCGTTGATTGCCGATGACCCGGACGCTCCGGACCCGGCCGCGCCGAAAATGACCTGGGTGCATTGGGTGCTCTATAACCTGCCGGCTATGCATGGTGGGCTGCCGGAAGGCGTGAGGGCGCTGCCCGCCGGCACGAAGGAAGGCTTGAACGACTGGAAGCGAACCGGCTACGGCGGACCGTGCCCACCGATCGGCCGTCACCGCTACTTCCATAAGCTTTACGCGCTGGACATCGTGCTGCCGGACCTGAACCGGCCGACCAAGGCAAAGCTCGAGGGGGCCATGAAGGGCCACGTCATCGGCGAAGCGCAGTTGATGGGGACGTATCAGAAGAGCAGGTGA
- a CDS encoding YbhB/YbcL family Raf kinase inhibitor-like protein: MRRAWSWVLLAMLALPDVSVAADFRLTSPTIKDQGTIGNEHVYNGFGCSGRNVSPELQWERAPKETKSFAVTVYDPDAPTGSGWWHWIIFNIPPSVTSLPAGAGKRDSAGAPSGSIQSMTDFGQPGYGGPCPPAGDKPHRYVFTVYALKVDQLPLTKEASGAMAGFYLNQNTLGKASFTAKYGR, encoded by the coding sequence ATGCGACGTGCATGGAGCTGGGTTCTTCTGGCGATGCTGGCATTGCCTGACGTGAGCGTCGCAGCCGATTTCCGGCTCACTAGCCCCACGATCAAGGATCAAGGCACCATCGGCAATGAGCACGTCTACAACGGTTTCGGATGCAGCGGCCGCAATGTGTCGCCGGAGCTGCAGTGGGAGCGGGCGCCCAAGGAGACCAAAAGTTTTGCCGTGACGGTTTACGATCCTGATGCGCCGACCGGAAGCGGCTGGTGGCACTGGATCATCTTTAACATTCCTCCGAGCGTCACCTCGTTGCCGGCGGGTGCCGGCAAGCGGGACAGTGCGGGCGCGCCTTCGGGCAGCATACAGAGCATGACCGATTTCGGCCAGCCCGGTTACGGCGGTCCTTGCCCTCCAGCAGGCGATAAGCCCCACCGATATGTCTTCACCGTGTACGCGCTGAAGGTGGATCAGCTTCCTTTAACGAAGGAGGCGTCGGGTGCGATGGCCGGTTTCTATCTGAATCAGAATACGTTGGGGAAGGCGTCTTTCACGGCCAAGTACGGCCGGTGA